The uncultured Carboxylicivirga sp. genomic interval AACCGGGCGTGGTAAGCAAAAAGGATATGCTATCTCATTCTGCAGTACCGAGGAGAAAGAATTGCTCGAAGTAATTGAAGGTTACATTGGGTATGAGTTGCCAGTAACAGAATTGGATAAAGATGATTACATGGATACCATTGATTTTTCGGCAGAAACCAGTACCGATTGGAAAACCTTGATGAAAGAAGCTGAGCACATGGAACAGGAAATTTCCAAAATCAAACGTAAGAAGAAAAAAAGATAAAGGCTGGCATTATACTGTAATGCTCTTACGATATAAACCTAAGGTAGGTATTCAAAATCAATTTTACTCATTGAGTTGAAAAGATTTATTCTTGCCTTGGGATTGAGTTCTGTCATTTGATCAACAATGGCTCGGGCTTTGTATCTGATAGTATGATCTTCATATGGGCATTCGCGCTTTAAGGATTGAAAACCCATTATTTCCGAATAATGCTTCATCTCGCTGTCGGTCAAAAAGATTAGTGGTCGTATCACTTTAATTTTTCCGTCAAACATATCTAATTGAGCAGGAATAGATGATATGTTAGCATGTTGAGCCATATTCATCACCAGGGTTTCAACGGCATCATCCAAATGATGGCCAAAAGCTAGTTTTCTAATACCTAATTTATTAGTGAGTTGAAAAAGTTCTTTTCGTCGGTTGCGCGAACAGGCGAAACATGGCTTTTTATTTCCGGCTGTTTCCAGATTTGCTCGTGTATGTATGAGGTGAAGCTGTACATCCAGCTTTTTGCAAAATTGTTGGAGCCAGTCCACATCTATTTGATAAGGAACATCCTCGGTAATTACATGGGCTGCATGAATATGATAATGAATAGGTAAAGCTTTTCTGCGCGATGACAGTATTTCTAACAAAGCCAAACTATCTTTTCCTCCCGATACCGCTACCATAACCTGATCATCAGCTTCAATCATATGGTATTGGTTGATGGCCTTACCAACTGTTTGTCTGATTTTCTGAACGGTATATTGTTTTTGCTTTTTGCTTTCTAACATGTGGCAAAAATACGAATATGCTTATAGTTTTTTAACTCTTTTGTTTCTTTAACAGGTTAAATCCATAATTGTGACAACGTAAACCGATGTTATTTTCATAGATTTGCTTTCTGTTATTAAAAACAGAAAAATATTTCAATAATCAGATTTTGAGTACTGTCGAAAACAACAAACGTATTGTACGCAACACCTTAATGCTTTACATCAGAATGTTTCTGGTAATGGGGGTTTCGTTATACACTACGCGAATAGTTCTGAGTGTTTTAGGTGTTGAAGATTTTGGAATTTACAATGTCGTAGCAGGTTTTGTTAGCATGTTTGTTTTTCTAAACGGAGCACTTAGTGCAGCTACTTCTCGATTCTTATCTTTTGAGTTAGGGAAAAAAGAATATTCAAAGTTGGAATCTATCTTTAAAACATCTTTCACTATTCACTTTTTTCTGGCACTTGCTGTTTTTCTTGTGTTGATAGTAGGTGGATTTTGGATGCTGAATACAAAGTTGGTCATCCCTGAAGAAAGGATGAAAGCTGCCAACGTTGTATTTCTTTTTTCATCAATAGGTGCTGTAATTGGAATTATTCAGGTACCATTCTCTGCAACCATTATAGCCAACGAAAAAATGAAAATTTATGCTTACGTTGGTATTTTTGATGTTGTAATCCGATTAATACTTGTGTTTTTATTAAAGGTTTTATCGTATGATAAGCTGATTACCTATAGCTTTTTGATGCTATCAATTGTAGTTTCCATTTTCTTTATTTATCTCATTTATTGTAAACGTAGCTTTAAAGAATGTAAAGTGGCCTTTCTTTTTCGAAGAGATTTGCTAAAAAGTATGCTCACCTACTCGGGGTGGAGTTTTATTGGAAGTTTTGCAGCCATGATAAAAAACCAAGGGATTAATGTGCTGATAAATTTGTTTTTTGGACCAGCCGTAAATGCTGCACGTGGAATAGCATTTCAGGTAAATAATGCCCTGGGCCAGTTTGCGCAAAACTTTATTATTGCATCTAATCCACAAATCATAAAATACTATGCCTCTAACGAGGTTAATCCAATGGTTGAATTGGTAATGAATGTTGCTAAGTTTTCATTCTTTCTAATGCTATTAATTGGAATACCTTTTATACTCGAAGCTGATTTTATTCTCAGTATCTGGTTGGTTGAGATACCTGAATATGCTGCAATATTCCTCCGTTTGATCATTATTAATCTTTTGCTTGAGTCATTTACGTATCCAATGGGCACTTCTGTTCAGGCAACGGGTCGA includes:
- a CDS encoding tRNA 2-thiocytidine biosynthesis TtcA family protein, whose product is MLESKKQKQYTVQKIRQTVGKAINQYHMIEADDQVMVAVSGGKDSLALLEILSSRRKALPIHYHIHAAHVITEDVPYQIDVDWLQQFCKKLDVQLHLIHTRANLETAGNKKPCFACSRNRRKELFQLTNKLGIRKLAFGHHLDDAVETLVMNMAQHANISSIPAQLDMFDGKIKVIRPLIFLTDSEMKHYSEIMGFQSLKRECPYEDHTIRYKARAIVDQMTELNPKARINLFNSMSKIDFEYLP
- a CDS encoding MATE family efflux transporter is translated as MSTVENNKRIVRNTLMLYIRMFLVMGVSLYTTRIVLSVLGVEDFGIYNVVAGFVSMFVFLNGALSAATSRFLSFELGKKEYSKLESIFKTSFTIHFFLALAVFLVLIVGGFWMLNTKLVIPEERMKAANVVFLFSSIGAVIGIIQVPFSATIIANEKMKIYAYVGIFDVVIRLILVFLLKVLSYDKLITYSFLMLSIVVSIFFIYLIYCKRSFKECKVAFLFRRDLLKSMLTYSGWSFIGSFAAMIKNQGINVLINLFFGPAVNAARGIAFQVNNALGQFAQNFIIASNPQIIKYYASNEVNPMVELVMNVAKFSFFLMLLIGIPFILEADFILSIWLVEIPEYAAIFLRLIIINLLLESFTYPMGTSVQATGRIKLYQMVVGGTITLNLPITYVCFKAGLPPQSSILVSIGLTVVSLFFRLILIKKEIPQFKSLTFATTVFLKSFIVACLSFVAPYMLYTNMEMGFVRFFVVGISGVVSTALFIFLIGVNKKERQFMLNKVTEVLKLGK